Part of the Streptomyces sp. WMMC500 genome is shown below.
GTCGTAGAGCCGGGCCTCCTCGGGTTCGTCCAGGTCGAGGCGGGTGGAGAGTTCGCGTGCCATGGCGGCGAGGTCGGGCCAGTCGAGGTGGCCGTCGCCGGTCTGGTCCAGCACCCGGCGGAAGAACTCCTCCGCCGAGCGCCGGTTGCCTTCCGTGGCCGCCGAAGGTGCCGTCTCGGGGCCGGTGGCGCCGCTCAGCGGTGTGAGGAGGCGGAGCAGGGCCGATGCCCGTGTGAGGCGGGCGCGCAGGGCGGACACGGCGCGGGCGCGGGGGTCGTCGCTGCCGGACGGGAGTGAGAGGGCTTCGACGATGCTGTCGGCGTTCAGCCAGCCCTCGGGCAGGAACCGGGTGAGCCCGGCGGCGAGGTAGGCGCCCTGCATGAGGGTGGGGGCGCCGGGCATCTCGGGCAGGCCGGCCCGGCGCCGGTAGGGCTCGGGGAGCGAGGCGACGGTGATCGCGCCGAGGAGCGGACCGGCGAGAGCGCGGCCGGCCGCCCACAGTGTCGGCGCGCCGTCGAGGAGCGCGGGGGCGGGCAGGTGGTCGAAGAGCCGGTAGAGGATGATCCGGGCGGCCTCGGTGTTCTCCAACTCGTTCTCGACGACCTGGTCGAAGTACGGCCAGAAGTCGCCCAGGTCCTCGGGGAGTTCCGCGGCGTCGCCGTCGAGCGCGGCGAGGAACGCGCGGTACTTGGCGTACATCCGCTCCATCGTGTCCTGGTCGAGCGGCTGGCCGCTCAGCCGGAACATGGTGACGGCGCTCTCGAAGAGGGTGGCGACGACCCAGGCGCGGGTGGCGCGGTCCCTCGCGTCGTAGGCGCGTCCGCGGTGGTCGGCGCCGCTCATGCGGGCGTGCAGCCGGTTGAGCCGGGCGGCCTCCCGTTCGCGCACCGCCGGGTCGGTGCCGAACATGCGCCGCATGCTGACGAACGTGTTGCGCAGTCGGCGCCAGGGGTGGGCGACGAAGACGGAGTTGTCGACGAGGGCGGCGCCGATCTGCGGGTGAGCGGCCTCCAGCACGGTGGCGCGGATGATGGCCAGGGCCCAGCGCGGGTCGTCGAAGAAGCCCTTGAACTGAGATTCCGAGTCGAACGGGGATGCGCCGTCGGCCGTTCCCGTGGTTTCGGTGGTCATGAGGGGTCTCCGTTCGTCCGGACGGGCACGCCGCCGAAGCGGCGGTCGCGGCGCCGATAGGTGTGCAGGCAGGCGAGGAGATCGGGAGCCCGGAAGTCCGGCCAGAGCACCTCGGGGAAGACCCACTCGGCGTAGGCGACCTGCCAGAGCATGAAGTTGGAGATGCGCTGCTCACCGGAGGTGCGGATGACGAGATCCACGTCGGGGGCGTCGGGGAAGGGCAGGTGGTCCGCGAAGAGCCGCTCGGTCACCTTCTCGGCGGGCGTCCCGCTGCGGATCAGCGACCTTGCGGCCTCGACGATGTCCCGGCGCCCGCCGTGGTCGAAGGCGACGGTCAGCGTCATCCCCCGGTTGCCGGCGGTGAGCGCCGCCAGGTCGTGGAAGTCCTGCGCCAGCTCGCGGGGAATGCGCGGGTCGGCGACCCCGAGGAAGCGGCAGCGGATGCCGCGCGCGAGCAGCAGCGGCGCATGCTTGCGCACCACCCTGCGCACCAGCCGCATCAGGAACTCGACCTCGGTGCCGGGGCGGTTCCAGTTCTCGGTGGAGAAGGCGTACAGGCTGAGCCACTCCACGCCGGTGGTCCTGGCCGCCTCGACGACGTCGATGACGGCGGTCACCGCGGCCCGGTGACCCGCCGTACGCGGAAGCGAACGCCGCTGCGCCCAGCGGCCGTTGCCATCCGTCACGCAGGCCACGTGCCGCGGCCCCGCACGCGCCGCCCCGTCCGGAGCGGCACGGCCGGCCGTACCGCGCTCGGTCACGCCCACCCCGCCTCGCCGCCCCCGCCTCGCTCACGCCCCACCGACGCGTTCTCACCTGGGAGTCTGACAGCGCGAACGGGCCGTCCACGGCCGAACGAGTGGCCGTCACCCTCCATATGTGCGTGCGAATCCGTCCCGGTGCCGGGGCGGCGAACTCGCGCGCCGGTCCTTTCACAGCCCGGTCGGCTGAAGTGTCGGCTGAAGGGCGGGGCCGCTTCGGTGGGCGGCCCCGCCGAGGGCGGCGAGTCGGCTCAGCGGTCCCGGGCGAGCGCGTACAGCTCGCGCAGGAGGCTTCCCTCCGTGGCGACCAAGGAGTCGAAGGTGCCCTCCTCGCGGATGCGTCCCTGGTCGAGGACGATGACGCGGTCGGCCATCCGCACGTTGTCCAGGCGGTGCGTGACCACCACGGTGATCCGGTCGGGGGCCATCTCGCGGAGCCGGCGGAAGACCAGGTGCTCGCCGCGGGCGTCCATCTCGCTGGTCGGCTCGTCCAGGACGAGTACGGCCGGCTCCCGGTACATCGCCCGCGCGCAGGCCAGACGCTGCCACTGCCCGCCGGACAGCTCGTGCCCGCCCCACACCGAGCGGGCCAGCAGGGTGTCGAGTCGGTCGGGGAGCGTGTGGAGCTTCTCGGCCATGCCGACGCGTTCCGCGGCGTCCCAGACGCGGTCGTCGGTGTGCTCGCGGGGCTGGCCGAGGGTGATGTTCTCCCGGGCGGCCAGCGGCCAGTGCCCGTTGTCCTGGGGGACGAGGCCGACGTGCCGCCAGACCGACTCCGCGTCGGCGGTGGCGAGATCGGTGCCGTCCCAGCAGACGGTCCCGCCGGTCGGCACCGTCAGTCCCGTGAGCATGCGGATCAGGGTGGACTTGCCGGCGCCGTTCTCGCCGACCAGGGCGACGACCTCACCGCGGTTCAGGGTGAGGGTGACCGGGTGCAGCGCGGGGGCGTCCTTGCCCGGGTAGGTGAACTCGGCCTCGCACAGGCGGATCTGCTGCGGCGCCCTTGCCCGGGTGGTGCCGCGGGCCGTGGCCATCGAGCGGACTTCGTCGACGAAGTCGTAGTAGTCGCCGAGGTAGAGCCCGTGGTGGAACATCACCGCCCCGTACCGGACGATCGAGTTCAGAGCCCGTCCCGCGGTCTGCGAGGCGACGACGGCGGTGCCGGCGATCGCGGTGGACATGGCTCCCGAGAGGGCGAGCGCGGCCAGCGCCGCCCACATGCCGAGCGTGAACACGCCCGCCAGGGAGGCCGCGAGAAGCGTCACGAGCAGGTACGGGCGCGCGCCCTGCAGTTCGCGGCCTTCGACCCGGTCGCACATCACCCGGTACCAGGAGTACAGGTAGGGGCGCATGGAGTTGGCGCGCAGCTCGTCGGCGAGATCGGGGGTGGTCAGCCACCAGCGCATCATGCCGCGCACGGTCCGGGCGGAGATGGTGCGGTCGTGGACGCGGTAGTCGATGCGCGCGGCGATCACGCCGCCCATGCCCCGGGGGATGACCGACAGCAGCAGCACGCCCAGGAGCAGGGGGTGGAGGGAGGTGAGGACGGTCGCGGCGGACACGAGCTGGACGAGGCCGTTGGTCAGGGTCTTGGCGTCGTCCGCGAGGTCGACCGCCCGGAGGGCGCCGATCTCCGCGGCCCGGCTGCGGTCGGTGAAGCCCTCGGTGTCGTAGGCGGACAGCTCGGCCTTCATGTGGAGGTCGACCAGGGTGAGATCGACCGCGGAGGCGATCTTCGGGTTCAGCCTTCGGGTGGCCCAGTCCGCGAGGATCCACATCCCGGCGCCCGCCGCCATCGCGACGACCGCGACGGTCAACGCGGGCCATGCCGCCGTCAGCCCGGTACGGGCGTCGGAGGTGGCGAGGTGGGGCATCGCCCGGGAGACCGCGGTGAGCATGACGGCGGTGCCGATGCCGGACAGCACCTGGCACACGAGGATCGTGAGGGTCATGCGGCGGTCGACGGACCAGGCCAGCCGGGCCGACTGGGCGAGCGCGGCCGGGATGCGGCGGGCCATGTCCCGCAGCGTCGCGTCGTCCATGGCCCGGCGGTGCTTGCGGCCGTGGTAGTCCAGCTCGGGGGGAGCCGAGGGCTGCGGACCCGCCGGTCGTGCCGCGGGAACGGCCGCCGTGTCCCGGGCCCCGGCGCCGGCCGTCGGCGCGACGCTGGACGCGCGCAGAGGGGACTTCCTGTCGCTCATGCCCCCCACCTCGGTGACGGTCGTGATGCCGATGCGAACGGAGCGCGGCGCGCGGCGGCCGGACGCTGGAGAACCGCGGGCTTGGCGGGCCGGGAGGGCTGGGCGGGAGGATTCTCGAAGGCGGGGTGGGCGGCGGGAAGGGGACGTACGGGATTCACGGATTTCTCCTCGGTGGGGATCGGGCAGAGCACCCCGGACAACGTGACTGCTCACGCGCCCGATACGGGGCGTACCGGGCGACGGGTCGAGCGCAGGTTCGAGGTGGGGTGCGGGGCGCAGGCACGGTCGGCACCCGCGCCCGCTGGATTCACCCGGCAAGCGGACAGCGGCGATGGCATGACCCGGGCGGGGGATTGCGTGCAGGCGTCGAGAGCACCGGTCTCCTCGAGGGGCGTGAGGGATCTGCGGGAGGAAACCGTCGGTCACGCCACTGACAACCGCGCGGATGCGGTGCCGTGATCCGGACATTTCCAGCGCCTCCGCCGGCGCAGCGCAACGCTCCTGCAAGCGGCCGGGTGGCCTGGGACGGAGTCGGGAGAAAGGATTCTTGAACCGGGTGGTGGATCCCCGAAGCCGAGCGGTCGGCGAGATGGCCGGAACTGCCCGGACGGCGGTGTCCGGCTGGTCGGATTACGTGACGGCAGACCGCTCGCGGGGCAGACCGGCGGCGGACGGCCCCCGGCCGCGGCGGGAGCAGCGGCATCACCGCCCTGACCCCGCTGTGCGGCGGCAAGCCGATCCACATCGACCTCCACCCGACCCGGGCACGCCCCGAACCAGGCGTACCGGCGCACCAGCACATCGACGTCCGCTACGTCTTCCGCACCCGGGGCGCCCCCGAGGTGACTCTGCCGGCTGAGAAGGCGCGGCGCCGAATG
Proteins encoded:
- a CDS encoding oxygenase MpaB family protein; protein product: MTTETTGTADGASPFDSESQFKGFFDDPRWALAIIRATVLEAAHPQIGAALVDNSVFVAHPWRRLRNTFVSMRRMFGTDPAVREREAARLNRLHARMSGADHRGRAYDARDRATRAWVVATLFESAVTMFRLSGQPLDQDTMERMYAKYRAFLAALDGDAAELPEDLGDFWPYFDQVVENELENTEAARIILYRLFDHLPAPALLDGAPTLWAAGRALAGPLLGAITVASLPEPYRRRAGLPEMPGAPTLMQGAYLAAGLTRFLPEGWLNADSIVEALSLPSGSDDPRARAVSALRARLTRASALLRLLTPLSGATGPETAPSAATEGNRRSAEEFFRRVLDQTGDGHLDWPDLAAMARELSTRLDLDEPEEARLYDAFAAWWRELQSALDTDGDGRVSAEEYAAAVPSLAGPALIRVAEVLFDAIDKDGNGSIDANEYRTLFRTAFHLDLTTTDGTYGRSAFVGDFLSFMAGRRTSTPYDPLLADA
- the uppS gene encoding polyprenyl diphosphate synthase, which produces MACVTDGNGRWAQRRSLPRTAGHRAAVTAVIDVVEAARTTGVEWLSLYAFSTENWNRPGTEVEFLMRLVRRVVRKHAPLLLARGIRCRFLGVADPRIPRELAQDFHDLAALTAGNRGMTLTVAFDHGGRRDIVEAARSLIRSGTPAEKVTERLFADHLPFPDAPDVDLVIRTSGEQRISNFMLWQVAYAEWVFPEVLWPDFRAPDLLACLHTYRRRDRRFGGVPVRTNGDPS
- a CDS encoding ABC transporter ATP-binding protein; protein product: MARRIPAALAQSARLAWSVDRRMTLTILVCQVLSGIGTAVMLTAVSRAMPHLATSDARTGLTAAWPALTVAVVAMAAGAGMWILADWATRRLNPKIASAVDLTLVDLHMKAELSAYDTEGFTDRSRAAEIGALRAVDLADDAKTLTNGLVQLVSAATVLTSLHPLLLGVLLLSVIPRGMGGVIAARIDYRVHDRTISARTVRGMMRWWLTTPDLADELRANSMRPYLYSWYRVMCDRVEGRELQGARPYLLVTLLAASLAGVFTLGMWAALAALALSGAMSTAIAGTAVVASQTAGRALNSIVRYGAVMFHHGLYLGDYYDFVDEVRSMATARGTTRARAPQQIRLCEAEFTYPGKDAPALHPVTLTLNRGEVVALVGENGAGKSTLIRMLTGLTVPTGGTVCWDGTDLATADAESVWRHVGLVPQDNGHWPLAARENITLGQPREHTDDRVWDAAERVGMAEKLHTLPDRLDTLLARSVWGGHELSGGQWQRLACARAMYREPAVLVLDEPTSEMDARGEHLVFRRLREMAPDRITVVVTHRLDNVRMADRVIVLDQGRIREEGTFDSLVATEGSLLRELYALARDR